One Festucalex cinctus isolate MCC-2025b chromosome 3, RoL_Fcin_1.0, whole genome shotgun sequence DNA window includes the following coding sequences:
- the nr2c1 gene encoding nuclear receptor subfamily 2 group C member 1 encodes MDGPTQEIQLVSADSNMSMGHRIQIVTDPQTGQKIQIVSALEPASPAGKQQQFILTNADYSAGGKVILAKQDGSPNKVILAAPDSSGGVNQLLFASPDLSGQQIQFVTESSEQLLVKPIVEYCVVCGDKASGRHYGAVSCEGCKGFFKRSIRKHLVYTCRGSGECAINKIHRNRCQYCRLQRCMAVGMKQDSVQCERKPVDVPVREKSVNCAASTEKIYIRKNLCSPLAATPTFVSDKETSRSTHLLESSMLLNIQQSFPQVENAILIPASPEKHDDPSQGDLGTLANVVTSLAHLNKAREASDGAGELAGADTLSNGGDSSVMDMQEDEQSDISRAFDTLAKVLHAGDGSSATNLEATMQLMSGDQSGPVVELEGSLLSDSHIPFKLMMPVPVPEYLNVNYICESASRLLFLSMHWARSIPAFQVLGGEEDNDINLMKACWNELFALGLAQCSNVMNVGTILSAIISHLQTSLQEEKLSPDRVKLVMEHIWRLQEFCNSMSKLSPDAFEYAFLKAIVLFSPDHPGIDNTLQIERFQQKAYMELQDYVTRTYPEDSYRLSKLLLRLPALRLISAAVTEELFFAGLIGNVQIDSIIPYILKMDSTDYNSQSLPGV; translated from the exons ATGGACGGGCCGACGCAGGAGATACAGCTTGTGTCAGCAGATAGCAACATGTCAATGGGACACAGGATTCag ATCGTGACCGATCCCCAGACCGGCCAGAAGATCCAGATCGTCAGCGCCCTGGAGCCGGCGTCCCCCGCCGGCAAGCAGCAGCAGTTCATCCTGACCAACGCCGATTACTCGGCCGGCGGGAAGGTGATCCTGGCCAAGCAGGACGGCTCCCCCAACAAGGTCATCCTCGCCGCTCCGGACAGCTCCGGCGGGGTCAACCAGCTGCTCTTCGCCTCTCCCGATCTGTCCGGGCAGCAGATTCAG TTTGTAACGGAGAGCTCGGAGCAGTTACTCGTCAAGCCGATTGTGGAGTACTGCGTCGTGTGCGGAGACAAGGCCTCGG GCCGCCATTACGGAGCCGTCAGCTGCGAGGGCTGCAAGGGCTTCTTCAAGCGCAGCATCCGGAAGCACCTGGTGTACACGTGCCGCGGCTCGGGCGAGTGCGCCATCAACAAGATCCACCGCAACCGCTGCCAGTACTGCCGACTGCAGCGCTGCATGGCCGTGGGCATGAAACAGGATT CTGTGCAGTGCGAGAGGAAGCCGGTGGACGTGCCCGTCAGGGAGAAGTCTGTCAACTGCGCCGCCTCCACGGAGAAGATCTACATCCGCAAGAACCTGTGCAGCCCGCTGGCTGCCACGCCCACCTTCGTGTCCGACAAGGAGACTTCCAG ATCTACACATTTGCTGGAGTCAAGCATGTTGCTCAACATCCAACAATCCTTCCCTCAGGTGGAAAACGCCATCTTGATCCCGGCATCCCCGGAAAAG CACGACGACCCCTCTCAAGGTGACCTCGGCACGCTGGCCAACGTGGTGACCTCGCTCGCCCACCTCAACAAGGCGAGAGAGGCCAGCGACGGCGCCGGCGAGCTGGCCGGCGCCGACACGCTCAGCAACGGCGGCGACAGCTCCGTGATGGACATGCAGGAAGACGAGCAAAGCGACATCTCCAG AGCGTTCGACACGCTGGCCAAAGTGCTGCACGCCGGCGACGGCTCGTCGGCGACCAATCTGGAGGCCACCATGCAGCTGATGTCGGGCGACCAGTCGGGCCCGGTGGTGGAACTGGAGGGCTCGTTGCTCTCCGACAGCCATATTCCCTTCAAA CTTATGATGCCCGTGCCTGTGCCCGAGTACCTCAACGTCAACTACATCTGCGAGTCGGCCTCGCGCCTCCTTTTCCTCTCCATGCACTGGGCGCGCTCCATACCGGCCTTCCAGGTCTTAGG CGGCGAAGAGGACAACGACATCAACCTGATGAAAGCTTGCTGGAACGAGTTGTTTGCTTTGGGTCTGGCTCAGTGCTCCAACGTGATGAACGTGGGAACCATCTTGAGTGCCATCATCAGCCACCTGCAGACCAGCTTGCAGGAAG AGAAGCTCTCCCCAGACCGGGTCAAACTGGTGATGGAGCACATCTGGAGGTTGCAGGAGTTCTGCAACAGCATGAGCAAGCTGTCCCCGGACGCTTTCGAATACGCCTTCCTCAAAGCCATCGTCCTCTTCAGTCCCG ATCACCCTGGGATCGACAACACTCTGCAGATCGAGAGGTTCCAGCAGAAGGCCTACATGGAGCTGCAGGATTACGTAACGCGAACGTATCCAGAAGATTCCTACCG GCTGTCCAAGCTGCTCCTGCGGCTCCCCGCCCTGCGTCTGATCAGCGCCGCCGTCACCGAGGAGCTCTTCTTCGCCGGCCTCATCGGCAACGTGCAGATCGACAGCATCATCCCGTACATCCTCAAAATGGACTCCACCGACTACAACAGCCAGTCGCTCCCCGGGGTTTGA